The following nucleotide sequence is from Deinococcus radiopugnans ATCC 19172.
CCCCTCCGTCGCCTGCACCGCGTTCAGGAACTTGACCTGGGCCTTGACCGTCTGCGCGACGAGGAACAGAATTTCCCCGATGACCTGCGGGCCGCCCGCGCCGAGCAGGAACGCCTCAACAACGACCTGGAAGACACCGAGATTACCCTGGAAGGCGTGGACCGGCGCGTCCGCCAGCAGGAGCAGGACCTGAGCGGCACCCGCGAGCAGATCGCCCGCGCCGCTGAGGAGCAGGAAAAGAACGCCTTCGACGCCCGCGCCCAGAGCCAGTACGGCAGCCGGATTCAGCAACTCGGCGAGCGCGCCGACGAGATGGAAGAGGACCTGCTGCCCCTGCGCGAGCGCCAGCGCGAGCTGAACGAACGCGCCGCCGACCTGCGCGCCCAGCACCGCGCCCTGCGCCCCAGCCTGAACGAGATGGAGGAAAAGGACGAGTCGCGTATTCAGGACCTGCGCGCCCAGGGCGAAGCGGACCGCCAGGAACGTGCCGGGCTGGTCAGCGATCTGGACGCCCGCACCGTGCGCGAGTACGACATGATCCGCAAGGCCAAGAAGGGCCTGGGCGTGGTGGAGATCCGGAACGGACGCTGCACCGGCTGCAACGTGGTCCTGCCCGTCAACGTGCAGCAGAAGGCCGCGCTGGGCAAGCTGCCCCCCGTGAAGTGCCCGTCCTGCGGCCGATTCCTGATCCGGCTGGACCTGGACTAACTGGGGCGGGGAGCAGGGAAAAGGACTCAGGCTGTTTGCCTCTATCCCATTGCTTCCCTCCCGACGCCCTAGAATCCAGCTTCTTCAAAGACTTCCCGGATTTCCTGTTCCCCCAGGCCCGATCCCAGCAGCGTCAGCAGCAGGATGCGGGCCTTGTGCGCGTTCAGGAAGCTGGCGGGGATGGCCCCGGCCCGCACCAGCGTCGCGCCGCCGCCCGCGTAGCCGTAGACCGGCAGGACGGGTCCGGCGTGCGTGCGGGTGGCAATAATCACAGGCTGCTGGGTGGCGGCGATCAGCGGCAACAGCTCTGCAGGCAGGTTGCCGGTGCCAAGAGCCGCGATCACGATGCCGTCCGCCCCGGCCTGTGCCCCGGCGTAGCCCTCGCCGCGCCAGCCCGCGTAGGCGTACAGAATGTCCACGCGGGCGTCCAGGCGGCTCGGCGCGTAGGTGCGGCGCCGTTCGGGGGTGGCGAAGAAGCGGACGTGGGCCGCGTCCTCGGTTCGGTCAATTCGCCCGATCGGACCGGGATAGCCGCCGAACGCGTCCACGGCGGTGGTGTGCACCTTGGTCACGGTGCGCGCGTCGAAGATGTCGCCGCCGAAGACCACCAGCGGACCGCGTCCGGCACTCTGGGGGTGCAGCGCCACCCCGGCAGCGTCCAGCAGGTTGGCCGGGCCGTCCCAGGACACCTCACCCGCGTGCCGCATGCTGCCGGTCAGCACCACCGGCGTGGGCGTGTCTAGCAGCAGGTGCAGGGCGAAGGCCGTCTCCTCCAGCGTGTCGGTGCCGTGGGTAACCACGATTCCATCATGTCCGGGCGCAAGTTG
It contains:
- a CDS encoding zinc ribbon domain-containing protein; protein product: MTDLSPLRRLHRVQELDLGLDRLRDEEQNFPDDLRAARAEQERLNNDLEDTEITLEGVDRRVRQQEQDLSGTREQIARAAEEQEKNAFDARAQSQYGSRIQQLGERADEMEEDLLPLRERQRELNERAADLRAQHRALRPSLNEMEEKDESRIQDLRAQGEADRQERAGLVSDLDARTVREYDMIRKAKKGLGVVEIRNGRCTGCNVVLPVNVQQKAALGKLPPVKCPSCGRFLIRLDLD
- a CDS encoding asparaginase, whose product is MQRPMKCLAVIHTGGTIASRPSPDGRGLTPQQAPSVPGLGGVEVHDFRPFNLPSPHITPAHMLELAHLIRQLAPGHDGIVVTHGTDTLEETAFALHLLLDTPTPVVLTGSMRHAGEVSWDGPANLLDAAGVALHPQSAGRGPLVVFGGDIFDARTVTKVHTTAVDAFGGYPGPIGRIDRTEDAAHVRFFATPERRRTYAPSRLDARVDILYAYAGWRGEGYAGAQAGADGIVIAALGTGNLPAELLPLIAATQQPVIIATRTHAGPVLPVYGYAGGGATLVRAGAIPASFLNAHKARILLLTLLGSGLGEQEIREVFEEAGF